In Triticum aestivum cultivar Chinese Spring chromosome 5B, IWGSC CS RefSeq v2.1, whole genome shotgun sequence, the following proteins share a genomic window:
- the LOC123110580 gene encoding uncharacterized protein, which produces MRGRERRKERGGGRKREERGEGGVAASVGLRRRGRARPGGWRRLDPFLDLRGGWGSGAMHGRLHPASISTRAAATPGGARAATVVHGAGVGRRSVGRRDGRLRPAFALPSIHPSDQSARPRLRPLTHALVSGYLLSVTDS; this is translated from the exons atgagagggagagagagaaggaaggagaggggaggaggaagaaagagagaggaAAGAGGGGAGGGAGGTGTGGCGGCCAGTGTCGGCCTGCGCCGGCGAGGTCGGGCGCGACCTGGCGGTTGGCGGCGGCTCGATCCGTTCCTGGATCTGCGAGGAGGCTGGGGCTCGGGCGCGATGCACGGGAGGCTGCACCCCGCCTCCATCTCCACGCGTGCAGCGGCGACCCCGGGAGGAGCTCGAGCCGCAACGGTGGTCCACGGCGCCGGCGTCGGCAGGAGGAGTGTGGGCCGTAGAGACGGCCGGCTCCGTCCGGCTTTCGCGCTGCCGTCCATCCACCCGAGCGATCAGTCCGCGCGTCCTCGCCTCCGTCCTCTCACGCACGCCCTCGTGTCTGGATATTTG CTTTCAGTCACGGATTCTTGA
- the LOC123110579 gene encoding aspartic proteinase nepenthesin-1 produces the protein MARTLAFLLVLLCSSASLVTSSTSAGLRMKLTHVDDKAGYTTEERVRRAVSVSRERRASTQQQQQRRAFGDVSAPVHLATRQYIAEYLIGDPPQRSDALIDTGSNLIWTQCATTCLKACAKQDLPYYNLSSSASFAPVPCADSAKLCAANGVHLCGLDGSCTFIASYGAGSIIGSLGTEAFTFQFGAARLAFGCVSLTQITKGALNGASGLIGLGRGRLSLISQTGATKFSYCLTPYFRNHGASSHLFVGASASLSGGRAVTSIPFVKSPKEYPYSTFYYLPLVGISVGKTKLPIPSAVFELRRDAAGYWSGGVIIDTGSPVTSLADAAYRALSEEVTRQLNHSLVQPPGDTGLDLCVARQDVNKVVPALVFHFSGGADMAVPPGSYWGPVDKSTACMLIEEGGYESVIGNFQQQDLHLLYDIGKGELSFQTADCSVL, from the coding sequence ATGGCGCGAACTTTGGCGTTCCTGCTCGTGCTACTGTGCTCCAGTGCAAGCCTCGTCACAAGTAGCACCAGCGCAGGGCTCCGCATGAAGCTCACCCACGTCGACGACAAGGCGGGCTACACTACGGAGGAGCGCGTGCGGCGCGCCGTCTCCGTAAGCCGGGAACGCCGAGCCTccacgcagcagcagcagcagcgccgggCGTTCGGCGACGTGAGCGCGCCGGTCCACCTGGCCACCCGGCAGTACATCGCCGAGTACCTCATCGGCGACCCGCCCCAGCGCTCGGACGCCCTCATCGACACCGGCAGCAACCTCATCTGGACCCAGTGCGCGACGACGTGCCTCAAGGCGTGCGCCAAGCAGGACCTGCCCTACTACAACCTGTCGAGCTCGGCGAGCTTCGCGCCCGTGCCCTGCGCGGACAGCGCCAAGCTGTGCGCGGCCAACGGCGTGCACCTCTGCGGCCTGGACGGCAGCTGCACCTTCATCGCCAGCTACGGCGCCGGCAGCATCATCGGGTCGCTCGGCACCGAGGCCTTCACCTTCCAGTTCGGCGCGGCGAGGCTCGCCTTCGGGTGCGTGAGCCTGACGCAGATCACGAAGGGCGCCCTGAACGGCGCGTCCGGGCTCATCGGACTCGGCCGCGGCCGCCTGTCACTCATCTCCCAGACGGGCGCCACAAAGTTCTCCTACTGTCTCACCCCCTATTTCCGCAACCACGGCGCCTCCAGCCACCTGTTCGTCGGCGCGTCGGCGAGCTTGAGCGGCGGCCGCGCCGTGACGTCCATACCGTTCGTGAAGAGCCCCAAGGAGTACCCCTACAGCACGTTCTACTACCTCCCTTTGGTGGGGATCAGCGTGGGGAAGACCAAGCTGCCGATCCCCAGCGCGGTGTTCGAGCTCAGGCGGGACGCTGCTGGGTATTGGTCCGGCGGGGTGATCATCGACACCGGCAGCCCTGTCACATCCCTCGCCGACGCCGCGTACAGGGCGCTGAGCGAGGAAGTGACCCGGCAACTGAACCATAGCCTCGTGCAGCCGCCAGGAGACACCGGACTGGACCTGTGTGTGGCACGGCAAGACGTTAACAAGGTCGTACCGGCGCTGGTCTTCCACTTCAGTGGCGGTGCGGACATGGCGGTGCCGCCGGGGAGCTACTGGGGGCCCGTGGACAAGTCCACGGCGTGCATGCTCATCGAGGAAGGAGGTTACGAGAGCGTCATCGGCAACTTCCAGCAGCAAGACTTGCACCTGCTCTACGACATCGGCAAGGGGGAGCTTTCGTTCCAGACCGCAGACTGCAGCGTGCTCTGA
- the LOC123110581 gene encoding probable carboxylesterase 17 — MADTSFSKKLVEDIGGWIKVYDDGTVERSPPPPEARQLATTIAPYDVPRNGVTVHDIRASPPLRLYLPAAAPLAGRRLPVLLHFHAGVFCLTDPTWSLYHCFYARLAASIPIAGIVSITLPLAPEHPLPAAIAAGFAAIDWLKSLAQPGLLAEPVPEPTSDPVGKLRAVADLSRVFLIGDSNGANLVHHVAAGFNSAEPGYRGPVRLAGAVLLNPGFSRSTPSRSESADVQLDPYVDYKLADRLLALALPKGATRDHPYIWPVRDDAAAAMLAVPPLLVSVATLDTMRDRQVEYCNMMRRAGKDVEVALSPGVGHMFYLNQGAPEPADEEAAVRIDELIEAIGGFVGRRHGCVARM; from the coding sequence ATGGCAGACACTAGCTTCAGCAAGAAACTAGTGGAGGACATCGGGGGTTGGATCAAGGTCTACGACGACGGCACCGTCGAGCGGTCCCCACCTCCCCCGGAGGCACGCCAACTAGCAACCACCATTGCACCGTACGATGTGCCGCGCAACGGCGTGACGGTGCACGACATCCGGGCCAGCCCGCCGCTCCGTCTCTACCTCCCGGCGGCAGCTCCTTTGGCCGGTCGCCGTCTTCCGGTCCTCCTCCACTTCCACGCCGGCGTGTTCTGTCTGACGGACCCTACCTGGTCGCTGTACCATTGCTTCTACGCCCGTCTCGCCGCCTCCATCCCCATCGCTGGTATCGTGTCCATCACCCTCCCCCTTGCTCCGGAGCACCCGCTCCCGGCGGCCATAGCCGCCGGCTTTGCCGCCATTGACTGGTTGAAGTCGCTCGCTCAGCCCGGGCTGCTAGCTGAGCCGGTCCCAGAGCCGACGTCCGACCCGGTGGGCAAGCTCAGGGCCGTGGCCGACTTATCACGTGTGTTCCTAATAGGTGATAGCAATGGAGCCAACCTGGTGCACCATGTTGCCGCCGGGTTCAACTCAGCGGAGCCGGGCTATCGGGGCCCGGTGCGGCTTGCCGGAGCCGTTCTGCTCAACCCGGGTTTCTCCCGGTCCACTCCAAGCCGGTCCGAGTCGGCCGACGTGCAACTGGACCCGTACGTGGACTACAAGCTGGCGGACAGGCTCCTGGCGCTGGCACTCCCCAAAGGCGCCACCCGAGACCACCCCTACATTTGGCCCGTCCGggacgacgcggcggcggcgatgctggCCGTGCCGCCGCTTCTGGTGAGTGTCGCGACCTTGGACACGATGCGCGACCGGCAGGTGGAGTACTGCAACATGATGCGGCGCGCCGGGAAGGACGTAGAGGTGGCACTGAGCCCCGGTGTGGGGCACATGTTCTACCTTAACCAGGGCGCCCCCGAGccggccgacgaggaggcggcggtgcgCATCGACGAGCTCATCGAGGCCATCGGGGGCTTCGTCGGCAGGCGCCACGGCTGTGTCGCCCGCATGTAG
- the LOC123110582 gene encoding eukaryotic translation initiation factor 2 subunit gamma: MARRGLMEQDLTKLDVTKLHPLSPEVISRQATINIGTIGHVAHGKSTVVKAISGVQTVRFKNELERNITIKLGYANAKIYKCEDDRCPRPMCYKAYGSGKEDTPACDVPGFENTRMKLLRHVSFVDCPGHDILMATMLNGAAIMDGALLLIAANESCPQPQTSEHLAAVEIMRLQHLIILQNKIDLIQESAAMNQHEAIQKFIQGTIAEGAPVVPISAQLKYNIDVICEYIIKKIPIPERNFTSPPNMIVIRSFDVNKPGSEVDEIRGGVAGGSILRGVLRVNQNIEVRPGIVMKDESGNIKCTPIYSRIVSLYAEQNELQFAVPGGLIGVGTTMDPTLTRADRLVGQVLGEIGSLPDVFVELEINFFLLRRLLGVRTKGTEKAGKVSKLTKGEILMLNIGSMSTGARVVAVKNDLAKLQLTAPVCTSKGEKVALSRRVEKHWRLIGWGQIQAGATLEVPPCPL; the protein is encoded by the exons ATGGCGCGCCGAGGATTGATGGAGCAGGACCTAACCAAGCTTGATGTTACCAAGCTACACCCGTTGTCGCCTGAAGTTATCTCGCGCCAAGCGACGATCAACATTG GTACAATTGGTCATGTGGCCCATGGAAAGTCTACTGTTGTGAAAGCTATATCTGGAGTTCAG ACTGTTCGCTTCAAGAATGAGCTTGAACGTAACATCACTATCAAGCTGGGCTATGCTAATGCAAAAATCTATAAATGCGAGGATGACAGATGTCCACGACCAATGTGTTACAA GGCTTATGGAAGTGGGAAAGAAGATACTCCTGCCTGTGATGTTCCTGGGTTTGAAAACACTAGGATGAAGCTTCTGAGACATGTTTCCTTTGTTGATTGCCCG GGCCACGACATTCTCATGGCTACAATGCTTAATGGAGCAGCTATCATGGATGGAGCCTTGCTTTTGATAGCAGCAAATGAAAGTTGCCCACAACCCCAGACATCTGAGCATCTAGCAGCTGTTGAAATCATGCGTCTCCAACATCTCATAATTTTGCAGAATAAGATTGATCTTATCCAGGAAAGTGCAGCAATGAACCAGCATGAAGCAATCCAAAAATTTATCCAG GGCACGATAGCTGAAGGTGCTCCTGTGGTGCCAATATCTGCCCAGCTGAAGTACAACATTGATGTGATCTGTGAATACATTATTAAGAAAATCCCCATTCCGGAAAGGAACTTCACTTCACCTCCCAACATGATTGTTATTCGTTCCTTTGATGTCAACAAGCCTGGTTCAGAGGTTGATGAAATTAGGGGTGGGGTAGCAGGTGGCAGCATCCTCAGG GGAGTCCTCAGGGTGAACCAGAACATTGAAGTTCGCCCTGGCATTGTCATGAAGGATGAGAGTGGCAACATCAAGTGCACCCCAATCTATTCGAGGATTGTCTCGCTCTACGCTGAGCAGAATGAACTCCAATTTGCTGTGCCAGGAGGGCTTATTGGTGTGGGAACAACCATGGATCCAACTTTGACTCGTGCTGACAGGCTGGTTGGCCAGGTTCTAGGAGAAATCGGGTCGCTCCCTGACGTATTCGTAGAGCTTGAG ATCAACTTCTTCCTTCTCCGAAGGCTGCTGGGTGTGAGAACAAAGGGTACAGAGAAGGCAGGGAAGGTCTCCAAGCTCACCAAGGGTGAGATCCTGATGCTTAACATCGGATCCATGTCCACCGGCGCCCGTGTGGTCGCCGTGAAGAACGATCTCGCCAAGCTCCAGCTCACCGCGCCCGTCTGCACAAGCAAAGGTGAGAAGGTCGCGCTAAGCCGCCGTGTCGAGAAGCATTGGCGCCTCATTGGATGGGGCCAGATCCAAGCCGGTGCGACCCTCGAAGTTCCACCCTGCCCGCTCTGA